A stretch of the Hydra vulgaris chromosome 09, alternate assembly HydraT2T_AEP genome encodes the following:
- the LOC136085288 gene encoding uncharacterized protein LOC136085288 gives MPGNSEYYTNNKKTCPESVRFIGKEKFPKKLLMWIAISDRGMSEPLFRTSKAVAINSSIYINECVEKRLLPFIHKYHGDFNYLFWPDLASSYYSKNSLNWMDQYVYYVDKESNPPNVPQARPIENFGGHLAQKVYEGDWQASTEQVLIDRIKLKLQEIDLNFLQSHMKGVRAKLRSIADGGVFSYKK, from the coding sequence ATGCCTGGAAATTCTGAATACTACacaaacaacaaaaagacaTGCCCAGAAAGTGTTCGTTTTATAGGAAAAgagaaatttccaaaaaaattattaatgtggATAGCCATATCTGACCGTGGTATGTCCGAGCCATTGTTTCGCACTTCCAAGGCTGTAGCGATCAATTCATCaatctatattaatgaatgtgTAGAAAAACGACTTCTTCCATTTATTCACAAGTATCATGGAGactttaactatttattttggcCAGATTTAGCAAGTtcttattattctaaaaattctCTAAATTGGATGGACCAATATGTCTATTACGTTGATAAAGAATCCAATCCTCCAAATGTGCCTCAAGCACGACCAATTGAAAATTTTGGGGGACATTTGGCACAGAAGGTTTACGAAGGAGATTGGCAAGCTTCAACAGAGCAAGTTTTGATTGATCGCATTAAACTAAAACTACAAGAAattgatttaaactttttacagtCGCATATGAAAGGCGTCAGAGCAAAATTGAGATCAATTGCAGATGGTGgtgttttttcatataaaaaataa